A single Pseudomonas sp. HN11 DNA region contains:
- a CDS encoding ABC transporter permease produces MKRSSLFVLQLLFTLLVCAFMLVPVLMSLLAGLTRNFFVGLSSGLTFDWLIQVWQAYSPTVWLSLQLALACAVCVCVIGVPAAYALVRMNNRFSRAFEELMVLPVAMPGLASALALLLTYGQFGSFRSSWLFILVGHVLFTLPFLVRPVMAVMQRQQLPVLEEAAASLGAGPIKRFFSVVVPNCRAGILAGVLMVVTLSLGEFNLTWMLHTPMTKTLPVGLADSYASARLEIASAYTLIFLLMIVPLLIALQAISARLSRGERR; encoded by the coding sequence TTGAAGCGCTCATCGTTGTTTGTGCTGCAACTGCTGTTCACCTTGCTGGTTTGCGCCTTCATGTTGGTGCCGGTGCTGATGTCGTTGCTGGCGGGTTTGACCCGCAACTTCTTCGTCGGTCTGTCCAGTGGCTTGACCTTCGATTGGTTGATCCAGGTGTGGCAGGCCTATTCGCCCACGGTGTGGTTATCGCTGCAATTGGCGCTGGCCTGCGCGGTGTGTGTCTGCGTGATTGGTGTGCCGGCGGCCTACGCCCTGGTGCGGATGAACAACCGCTTCAGCCGCGCCTTCGAAGAGTTGATGGTGCTGCCGGTGGCGATGCCGGGGTTGGCCAGTGCGCTGGCCTTGTTGCTCACCTACGGCCAGTTCGGCAGCTTTCGCAGCAGTTGGTTGTTCATTCTGGTCGGGCATGTGCTGTTCACCTTGCCGTTTTTGGTACGCCCGGTGATGGCGGTGATGCAACGCCAGCAACTGCCGGTGCTGGAAGAGGCGGCTGCCAGTCTGGGTGCAGGTCCCATCAAGCGCTTTTTCAGTGTGGTGGTGCCCAACTGCCGCGCGGGAATCCTGGCCGGCGTGCTGATGGTGGTGACCTTGTCATTGGGTGAATTCAACCTGACCTGGATGCTCCACACGCCGATGACCAAGACCCTGCCCGTGGGCCTGGCCGACAGCTACGCCTCGGCGCGCCTGGAAATCGCCAGCGCCTACACCCTTATCTTTTTGCTGATGATCGTGCCGCTGCTGATTGCGTTGCAGGCCATCAGTGCCCGTTTGTCCCGTGGAGAGCGTCGATGA
- a CDS encoding phosphodiesterase gives MNRPFLVAQISDLHLKAGQRLTYGIVDTLGALRRAVDHLNASYPRPDIVVISGDLVDFGRADEYAVLHPELARLHMPCYLVPGNHDSRGPLLQAFRDHAYLPLSAEGPLDWVVDEHPLRLIGLDSTIPGGHGGQLLDSQLQWLDAQLSLRPQAPTLLILHHPPFISGIGHMDREPFINAAALEQVVARHPQVERLLCGHLHRPMQRRFGGSLSCVCPGTSHQIVLDLQEAAPAHFNLEPAGYLLHRWEAQQGLISHNGVFGDYPGPYPFYDAHGLID, from the coding sequence GTGAATCGTCCGTTTCTTGTCGCGCAGATCAGCGACCTGCATCTTAAAGCCGGCCAGCGCCTTACTTATGGGATTGTCGACACACTAGGCGCACTGCGCCGCGCCGTCGACCACCTGAACGCCAGCTACCCGCGCCCCGATATCGTGGTGATCAGCGGTGACCTGGTGGACTTCGGCCGCGCGGATGAATACGCCGTGCTGCACCCTGAACTCGCCCGCCTGCACATGCCGTGCTATCTGGTGCCCGGCAACCACGACAGCCGCGGGCCGTTGCTGCAGGCGTTCCGTGACCACGCGTATTTGCCTTTATCCGCAGAGGGACCATTGGACTGGGTGGTGGACGAGCATCCGCTGCGCCTGATCGGTCTCGACTCCACCATCCCCGGCGGCCACGGCGGCCAGTTGCTCGACAGCCAATTGCAGTGGCTCGACGCGCAATTGTCCCTGCGCCCGCAAGCGCCGACCTTGCTGATCCTGCATCACCCGCCGTTTATCAGCGGCATCGGCCATATGGACCGCGAACCCTTCATCAATGCGGCTGCGCTGGAGCAGGTGGTTGCCCGTCATCCGCAAGTCGAGCGCTTGCTCTGTGGGCATTTGCACCGTCCGATGCAGCGCCGTTTCGGCGGCAGCTTGAGTTGTGTGTGCCCCGGCACCTCCCACCAGATCGTGCTGGATCTACAAGAAGCGGCGCCCGCGCATTTCAACCTGGAGCCGGCGGGCTATCTGTTGCATCGCTGGGAGGCGCAACAGGGTTTGATCAGCCACAACGGCGTATTCGGGGACTACCCGGGGCCGTATCCGTTTTATGACGCCCATGGGTTAATTGACTGA
- a CDS encoding LacI family DNA-binding transcriptional regulator, producing MTDLKDVARLAGVSRATAARTFASPDQVRPTTREQVFAAARELGFRPNLLGRQLRLQTTQLIGVVVPNLLNPVFAEQFQAMERAARARGYSLLLATTDYSSERECIVVEELLRQRVDGLVLTVTDAESNSVLSSLNTEQTPFVLAYHQPSNPNYSAVSVDNRAGMALATRYLLEAGHRRISMVAGPALQSDRARLRYAGYCDAMQDYGLKGRPVIEMPAHTQAEFVAIEAVLQGPEAPTALVCSNDFLAISLIAELRRNAWNVPEQLSVMGFDGISLGTQMHPTLCSVVQPIALLASTVIDQLLAQIAGNAPTSHCLPCHIRPGDSTQPHEETLDARTQ from the coding sequence ATGACTGATCTGAAAGATGTAGCCCGGCTGGCGGGCGTATCCCGTGCCACCGCCGCCCGCACTTTTGCTTCCCCTGATCAGGTGCGACCGACCACCCGTGAGCAGGTGTTCGCTGCCGCCCGTGAGCTGGGTTTTCGCCCCAATCTGCTGGGCCGTCAACTGCGCCTGCAAACTACCCAATTGATTGGCGTGGTGGTGCCTAACCTGCTCAATCCGGTGTTTGCCGAGCAGTTCCAGGCCATGGAGCGGGCCGCTCGGGCGCGGGGCTACAGCCTGCTGCTGGCGACCACCGACTACAGCAGCGAACGCGAGTGCATTGTGGTGGAAGAACTGCTGCGCCAACGTGTCGACGGCCTGGTGCTGACGGTCACCGATGCCGAAAGCAACAGCGTGCTCAGCAGCTTGAATACCGAGCAAACCCCGTTTGTGCTGGCCTACCACCAACCGAGCAATCCCAACTACAGCGCCGTGTCGGTGGACAACCGCGCCGGCATGGCCTTGGCCACGCGCTACCTGCTGGAGGCCGGCCACCGGCGCATCAGCATGGTCGCCGGCCCTGCGTTGCAGTCCGACCGTGCTCGTCTGCGCTACGCGGGCTACTGCGATGCCATGCAGGACTACGGTCTCAAAGGCCGCCCGGTGATCGAAATGCCGGCCCACACTCAGGCCGAATTCGTCGCCATCGAGGCCGTCCTTCAGGGCCCCGAGGCACCCACTGCTCTGGTGTGCTCCAACGATTTCCTGGCGATCAGCCTGATCGCCGAACTGCGCCGCAACGCCTGGAACGTGCCCGAACAGCTGTCGGTGATGGGCTTCGACGGCATCAGCTTAGGCACCCAGATGCACCCGACCCTGTGCAGCGTGGTGCAGCCCATCGCCTTGCTGGCCAGCACCGTGATTGACCAACTGCTGGCGCAAATCGCCGGCAATGCCCCGACGTCCCATTGCCTGCCTTGCCACATCCGGCCGGGCGACAGTACTCAACCCCACGAGGAAACCCTTGATGCGCGCACTCAGTAA
- a CDS encoding saccharopine dehydrogenase family protein — translation MKKNVLIIGAGGVAKVVAHKCAQHNDELGRIAIASRNISKCQAIIDSVKAKGSLKVPADIQAFALNALDVEATKALIRETESQIVINVGSAFLNMSVLRACIDTGVAYLDTAIHEEPGKVCETPPWYGNYEWNHLEECKQKNITAILGVGFDPGVVNAYAALAQQQHFDRIDSIDILDVNAGSHGKYFATNFDPEINFREFTGQVWSWQNSQWTSNTMFEVKRTDDLPVVGSQNLYLTGHDEVHSLSKNLDVPNVRFWMSFGEHYINVFTVLKNLGLLSEKPVTTAEGLEVVPLKLVKAVLPDPSSLAPGYTGKTCIGDLVKGTRNGQPHEMFIYNVACHEEAFAETDSQGISYTAGVPPVAAALLVARGEWDVKHMANVEELPAEPFLKALDVMGLPTRIKDENGDRAWDTIA, via the coding sequence TTGAAAAAGAACGTTCTTATCATTGGTGCAGGAGGTGTCGCCAAGGTGGTGGCCCACAAGTGCGCGCAGCACAACGACGAACTCGGTCGTATTGCTATCGCGTCGCGCAACATCTCCAAATGCCAGGCCATCATCGACAGCGTCAAGGCCAAGGGTAGCCTCAAGGTTCCCGCCGACATCCAAGCCTTCGCGCTGAACGCCCTGGACGTGGAAGCGACCAAGGCCCTGATCCGCGAGACCGAATCGCAGATCGTCATCAACGTGGGTTCCGCGTTCCTCAACATGTCGGTACTGCGTGCCTGCATCGACACGGGCGTTGCGTACCTCGACACCGCCATCCACGAAGAGCCGGGCAAGGTCTGCGAGACCCCGCCGTGGTACGGCAACTACGAATGGAACCACCTGGAAGAGTGCAAACAGAAGAACATCACCGCCATCCTTGGCGTGGGCTTCGACCCGGGTGTCGTCAACGCGTACGCCGCGCTGGCGCAGCAACAGCATTTCGACCGCATTGATTCGATCGACATCCTCGACGTCAATGCCGGCTCCCATGGCAAGTACTTCGCCACCAATTTCGACCCGGAAATCAACTTCCGCGAGTTCACCGGACAGGTGTGGAGCTGGCAGAACAGTCAGTGGACCAGCAACACCATGTTCGAAGTCAAACGCACCGATGACCTGCCGGTCGTCGGTTCGCAGAACCTCTACCTCACCGGCCACGATGAAGTGCACTCGCTGTCGAAAAACCTCGACGTGCCCAACGTGCGTTTCTGGATGAGCTTCGGCGAACACTACATCAATGTGTTCACCGTGCTGAAAAACCTCGGCCTGCTCTCCGAAAAACCGGTCACCACCGCCGAAGGCCTGGAAGTCGTGCCGTTGAAACTGGTCAAGGCCGTGCTGCCCGACCCGTCTTCGCTCGCGCCTGGCTACACCGGCAAGACCTGCATCGGCGACCTGGTCAAAGGCACCAGGAATGGCCAGCCCCACGAGATGTTCATCTACAACGTGGCGTGCCATGAAGAAGCCTTTGCCGAAACCGACAGCCAGGGCATCTCCTACACTGCTGGCGTGCCACCGGTGGCCGCTGCGCTGCTGGTCGCCCGAGGCGAGTGGGATGTGAAGCACATGGCCAACGTCGAGGAACTGCCGGCTGAGCCGTTCCTGAAGGCGCTGGACGTGATGGGGTTGCCGACTCGGATTAAGGACGAGAACGGTGATCGGGCTTGGGATACGATTGCCTGA
- a CDS encoding ABC transporter permease yields the protein MAASARHAAWALAPAFAVLLAFWLLPLAHLMVLGAESRDSNGSGYWQVLSSAQYLGSLGQTLILAVVVTLVALVIGGISGVFLARHQFFGRSALVALLTFPLAFPGVVVGFLVILLAGRQGLLASLGLQLAGERWIFAYSLAGLFVGYLYFSIPRVILTVMAACESLDRSLEEAAHSLGAGHWRVVCDVIVPGLAPALASCGAICFATSMGAFGTAFTLGTRLNVTPVAIYNVFTNYANFAVAAALSVVLGGVTWAVLLLTRRLVKNAGTVL from the coding sequence GTGGCAGCATCGGCAAGACATGCAGCCTGGGCGCTGGCCCCGGCCTTTGCGGTGCTGCTCGCGTTCTGGCTGCTGCCGCTGGCGCACTTGATGGTGCTCGGCGCCGAGAGCCGCGACAGCAACGGCAGCGGTTACTGGCAAGTGCTCAGCAGCGCGCAGTACCTGGGCAGCCTTGGGCAAACCTTGATCCTGGCGGTGGTGGTGACGCTGGTCGCGTTGGTGATCGGCGGCATCAGCGGCGTGTTCCTCGCCCGGCACCAGTTTTTCGGACGCTCGGCGCTGGTCGCATTGCTCACTTTTCCTTTGGCTTTTCCCGGTGTGGTGGTGGGCTTCCTGGTGATTCTGTTGGCAGGCCGTCAAGGCCTGCTGGCCTCACTGGGCCTGCAACTGGCCGGCGAGCGCTGGATCTTTGCCTACTCGTTGGCGGGGCTGTTCGTGGGCTACCTGTACTTCTCGATTCCACGGGTGATCCTTACCGTAATGGCGGCGTGCGAAAGCCTTGACCGCAGCCTGGAAGAAGCCGCGCATTCCCTGGGCGCCGGGCACTGGCGCGTGGTGTGCGACGTGATCGTGCCGGGCCTGGCACCCGCGTTGGCGTCCTGCGGGGCGATCTGTTTTGCCACGTCCATGGGCGCCTTCGGCACGGCGTTTACCTTGGGCACGCGACTGAATGTCACTCCGGTGGCGATCTACAACGTATTCACCAACTACGCCAACTTTGCCGTCGCCGCTGCGCTGTCAGTGGTGCTGGGCGGGGTGACCTGGGCGGTGTTGCTGCTGACGCGGCGCCTGGTAAAAAACGCGGGGACTGTGCTTTGA
- a CDS encoding ABC transporter substrate-binding protein, whose amino-acid sequence MNSLSPLFRRLAFGLCATFCVSAVHAESASSYKVGATASGSPFTFLDIKSNSIQGVMVDVAEAVGKASGFTSQIEQTNFAALIPSLTSGKLDFISAGMLKTEERTKVVDFSAPVYAYGEGLIINADDNAAYPDLTPLKDQVVGVQAGTIFYDQLNKLGIFKEIRTYDSIGEMVRDLSLGRIKAAVGDQPVVAYQIRQKLFKGVKLAPDYKPTNVGEVCLVVRKGDAQTLERLNIAIASIKADGTLDSILKKWGLDTQVRP is encoded by the coding sequence ATGAACAGTCTTTCGCCCTTGTTTCGCCGCCTTGCCTTTGGTCTCTGCGCAACCTTCTGTGTCAGCGCCGTGCACGCTGAAAGTGCGTCCTCGTACAAAGTCGGTGCAACCGCCAGTGGCTCGCCGTTTACCTTCCTCGATATCAAGAGCAACAGCATCCAGGGCGTGATGGTCGACGTGGCCGAGGCCGTGGGCAAGGCCAGCGGTTTCACCAGCCAGATCGAGCAAACCAACTTCGCTGCGCTGATCCCCTCCCTTACTTCCGGCAAGCTCGACTTCATTTCCGCCGGCATGCTCAAGACCGAAGAGCGCACCAAGGTCGTCGACTTCAGCGCTCCCGTGTATGCCTACGGTGAAGGCCTGATCATCAACGCCGACGACAACGCGGCCTACCCCGATCTCACGCCCCTCAAGGACCAGGTGGTCGGCGTACAGGCCGGTACCATCTTCTACGACCAGTTGAACAAGCTCGGGATCTTCAAGGAGATCCGCACCTACGACTCCATCGGCGAGATGGTCCGTGACCTGTCCCTGGGCCGCATCAAGGCCGCCGTGGGCGACCAGCCGGTGGTGGCCTACCAGATCCGCCAGAAGCTGTTCAAAGGCGTGAAACTCGCCCCGGACTACAAGCCCACCAACGTCGGCGAAGTGTGCCTGGTGGTGCGCAAGGGCGACGCACAGACCCTCGAACGCCTGAACATCGCCATCGCCAGCATCAAGGCGGACGGCACCCTCGACAGTATCCTCAAGAAGTGGGGACTTGATACCCAGGTGCGCCCATGA
- a CDS encoding IclR family transcriptional regulator: MSEERNSLHNQSLEKGLSVLKAFSAQRRSMSLAEVAEAAGMTKSSAQRMVFTLESLGYLRKHSRTRHYQLTPRVLELGFSYLDAHSLIEVANPFLSELTRLTGETSCLTEPAGYDMTYIARFVSSGFVPVHMPIGSRVPMYCTASGRAYLSALPQEEALVLIENSQRIAHTSQTLTEVDKILESLQQVREQGYAVNGQELFLGDMTIGAPVLGANGRPVAAVHVVAPTSRWSRADAQKQLAPALLQCSRALSNSARNLE, from the coding sequence ATGTCCGAAGAACGCAACAGTCTGCACAACCAATCCCTGGAAAAAGGCCTGTCGGTGCTCAAGGCATTCAGCGCCCAGCGCCGCAGCATGAGCCTTGCAGAGGTGGCCGAGGCCGCCGGCATGACCAAAAGCTCGGCCCAGCGCATGGTGTTTACCTTAGAAAGCCTGGGTTACCTTCGGAAACACTCCCGCACACGGCATTACCAACTCACACCTCGGGTGCTGGAGTTGGGCTTCAGTTACCTGGATGCGCATTCGTTGATCGAGGTGGCCAATCCGTTTTTGTCGGAGCTGACGCGACTGACCGGCGAGACGTCGTGCCTCACCGAGCCGGCGGGATATGACATGACCTATATTGCGCGGTTCGTCAGCTCAGGATTCGTGCCCGTGCACATGCCGATCGGCTCGCGGGTGCCGATGTATTGCACGGCGTCGGGGCGCGCGTATTTGAGTGCGTTGCCGCAGGAGGAGGCGTTGGTGTTGATCGAGAACAGTCAGCGCATTGCGCACACCAGCCAGACATTGACTGAGGTCGACAAGATCCTGGAGTCGCTGCAACAGGTGCGCGAACAGGGTTATGCAGTGAACGGCCAGGAGCTGTTCCTGGGCGACATGACCATCGGCGCGCCGGTACTGGGCGCCAACGGCAGGCCGGTGGCGGCGGTGCATGTGGTGGCGCCGACCAGTCGGTGGAGCAGGGCGGATGCGCAGAAGCAACTGGCGCCGGCGTTGTTGCAATGTTCAAGGGCATTGAGTAATTCAGCCCGGAACCTGGAGTAA
- a CDS encoding OprD family porin — MKATLNVLSVLTGGLGIALSPLASADFLSDSKANLSLRNFYFNNDNRDGTAAPSKTEEWGQAFILNYQSGFTDGTVGFGLDAIGMLGITLDSGTGRHVGSSMIPTDDGKAADNWARGGATAKARFAKSEVRYGYLRPNLPILVSNDGRLLPQSFEGGQITSKDIDNLTLIGGQLQHTTGRGSSDRSGLAAAGGTQESNKFNYAGADYQVTKDLMVQYYYANLEDYYQQHFAGLIHVLPLGDYGSVKTDLRYFRTTSDGKNSTASGRAEGYKLGGYTKNGTGEIDNNTWSAAFIYSLGPHAITAGYQQVSDDSNFAQLNQGGLVNKGEGGSSLYLYTDRTVQTFIQAGERTAFAQYAYDFASLGVPGLKASVMYLKGDHILTASGNDASEWERDISLDYVVQSGTFKNVGFGWRNGVSRSEVARDQDQNRVFVNYSIPLM; from the coding sequence ATGAAAGCCACTTTGAATGTGTTAAGCGTGTTGACCGGCGGCCTGGGCATTGCCCTGAGCCCTTTGGCGTCGGCTGATTTCTTGAGCGACAGCAAAGCCAACTTGAGCCTGCGCAATTTCTACTTCAACAACGACAACCGGGACGGCACCGCCGCACCGTCGAAGACTGAAGAATGGGGCCAGGCGTTTATCCTCAACTACCAGTCGGGCTTCACCGACGGCACCGTGGGGTTCGGTCTCGACGCCATCGGCATGCTCGGTATCACCCTCGACAGCGGCACCGGCCGCCATGTGGGCAGCTCGATGATCCCCACCGATGACGGCAAGGCCGCCGACAACTGGGCCCGAGGCGGCGCCACGGCCAAGGCCCGTTTTGCCAAGAGCGAAGTGCGCTACGGCTACCTGCGGCCGAACCTGCCGATCCTGGTGAGCAACGACGGCCGCCTGTTGCCGCAATCGTTCGAAGGTGGGCAAATCACCAGCAAGGACATCGACAACCTGACCTTGATCGGTGGCCAACTGCAACACACCACCGGCCGTGGCTCCAGCGACCGCAGCGGTCTTGCAGCGGCGGGCGGCACCCAGGAAAGCAACAAGTTCAACTACGCCGGTGCCGATTACCAGGTGACCAAGGACCTGATGGTCCAGTACTACTACGCCAACCTCGAAGACTATTACCAACAACACTTCGCCGGGCTGATCCACGTATTGCCCTTGGGCGACTACGGCTCGGTGAAAACCGACCTGCGCTACTTCAGGACCACCTCCGACGGCAAGAACAGCACCGCTTCGGGCCGTGCTGAAGGTTACAAACTCGGCGGCTATACCAAGAACGGCACGGGTGAAATCGACAACAACACCTGGAGCGCGGCATTCATCTATTCCCTGGGCCCCCACGCGATCACCGCCGGTTACCAGCAGGTCTCGGACGACAGCAACTTCGCGCAGCTCAACCAAGGCGGTCTGGTCAATAAAGGGGAGGGCGGTTCCAGCCTGTACCTCTACACCGACCGTACCGTGCAAACCTTCATCCAGGCCGGCGAACGCACGGCCTTTGCGCAATACGCCTATGACTTCGCGTCACTCGGCGTGCCGGGGTTGAAGGCGTCGGTGATGTACTTGAAGGGTGACCACATCCTCACTGCCAGCGGCAACGATGCCAGTGAATGGGAGCGCGACATCTCGCTGGATTACGTGGTACAGAGCGGCACCTTCAAGAACGTCGGCTTCGGCTGGCGCAATGGCGTGTCGCGAAGTGAAGTGGCGCGGGACCAGGATCAGAATCGGGTGTTTGTGAATTACTCGATTCCGTTGATGTAA
- a CDS encoding ABC transporter substrate-binding protein, whose product MRALSKTLAAVLLCGAASLAQAAETAICYNCPPDWADWGTQLKAIAAGTDVQVPLDNKNSGQSLAQLVAEKAAPVADVVYYGVTFGLQAQKAEVVDTYKPKAWDQIPAGLKDPAGHWFAIHSGTLGIMVNVDALGGLPVPQSWADLLKPEYKGMVGYLDPSSAFVGYVSAVAINRALGGDLDNFAPAIDYFQKLAKNAPIVPKQTAYARVLSGELPILVDYDFNAYRARYKDKANVAFVIPKEGSISVPYVMSLVANAPHRANAQKVLDFVLSDEGQALWAKAYLRPVRPMKMPADVATQFLPDSDYARAGVVDYEKMAAVQEAFAARYLSEVK is encoded by the coding sequence ATGCGCGCACTCAGTAAAACCCTGGCAGCCGTGCTGCTGTGCGGTGCGGCCAGCCTGGCCCAGGCCGCCGAAACCGCAATCTGCTACAACTGCCCGCCGGACTGGGCCGACTGGGGCACCCAGCTCAAGGCCATCGCCGCCGGCACCGACGTACAGGTGCCGCTGGACAACAAGAACTCCGGCCAGTCCCTGGCGCAATTGGTGGCGGAAAAAGCCGCACCGGTCGCCGATGTCGTGTACTACGGCGTGACCTTTGGTCTGCAGGCGCAAAAAGCCGAGGTGGTCGACACCTACAAACCCAAGGCCTGGGACCAGATTCCTGCGGGTTTGAAAGACCCGGCCGGCCACTGGTTCGCGATCCACTCCGGCACCTTGGGCATCATGGTCAACGTCGATGCGCTCGGTGGTTTGCCGGTACCGCAAAGCTGGGCGGATCTGCTCAAGCCGGAATACAAAGGCATGGTCGGTTACCTCGACCCGTCCAGTGCTTTCGTCGGTTACGTCTCGGCCGTGGCGATCAACCGCGCCCTGGGCGGTGACCTGGACAACTTCGCGCCGGCCATCGACTACTTCCAGAAGTTGGCGAAGAACGCGCCCATCGTGCCCAAGCAGACTGCCTATGCGCGGGTGCTGTCCGGTGAGTTGCCGATCCTGGTGGACTACGACTTCAACGCCTACCGCGCGCGCTACAAAGACAAAGCCAACGTCGCCTTCGTGATCCCAAAGGAAGGCAGCATCAGCGTGCCCTACGTGATGAGCCTGGTGGCCAACGCACCGCACCGCGCCAATGCGCAAAAGGTCCTCGACTTCGTGCTGTCGGACGAAGGCCAGGCACTCTGGGCCAAGGCCTACTTGCGCCCCGTGCGCCCGATGAAAATGCCGGCGGATGTGGCCACACAGTTCCTGCCCGACAGCGACTATGCCCGTGCCGGTGTGGTGGACTACGAAAAAATGGCTGCTGTGCAGGAAGCCTTCGCCGCCCGTTACCTGAGCGAGGTCAAGTAA
- a CDS encoding ABC transporter ATP-binding protein, with amino-acid sequence MTAITIRLQGCRKAFADGTVAVHDLNLTVEGGETLAILGPSGCGKTTTLRLIAGLERPDVGHVFFGDQDVTRLPIERRDVGMVFQNYALFPNLDVAGNIGYGLKIRGMSVVERNKRCEELLELVGLQHHGKRGIQELSGGQRQRVALARALAPRPKVLLLDEPLAALDAQLRERLRSELNDLLRGLGITSVFVTHDQGEAMALGDRILVMEHGRVAQLASPRDIYQKPANAFVAGFVGNLNAFAVIAPSAHGLKVCGGELPWHAAELPSTVYCRPEHLKVMEGEGHLRGHLMAQFFQGAQSRLLVDVGSPQPLLVDSSDNQLYAVGAPIALAIAPHMLFTLNA; translated from the coding sequence ATGACCGCTATCACTATCCGCCTGCAAGGCTGTCGCAAGGCATTCGCCGACGGCACCGTGGCCGTGCATGACTTGAACCTGACCGTCGAAGGCGGCGAAACCCTGGCGATTCTCGGCCCGTCGGGCTGTGGCAAAACCACCACCTTGCGCCTGATCGCCGGCTTGGAGCGGCCGGATGTGGGTCATGTGTTTTTTGGCGATCAGGACGTAACGCGCTTGCCCATCGAACGCCGCGATGTGGGCATGGTGTTCCAGAACTATGCGTTGTTCCCCAACCTGGATGTGGCGGGGAATATCGGCTACGGCTTGAAAATTCGCGGGATGTCGGTAGTGGAGCGCAACAAGCGCTGTGAAGAGCTATTGGAGCTGGTGGGCTTGCAGCATCACGGCAAGCGCGGCATTCAAGAACTCTCCGGCGGCCAGCGTCAGCGCGTGGCACTTGCCCGCGCTTTGGCACCGCGCCCGAAAGTGCTGTTGCTGGACGAACCTCTGGCGGCCCTTGATGCACAATTGCGCGAGCGCCTGCGCAGCGAACTGAATGACCTGCTGCGCGGCCTCGGCATCACCTCGGTGTTCGTCACCCACGACCAGGGCGAAGCCATGGCCCTGGGCGACCGCATCCTGGTCATGGAACACGGGCGTGTCGCGCAACTGGCCAGCCCGCGTGACATCTACCAGAAACCCGCCAACGCTTTCGTCGCCGGCTTCGTCGGCAACCTCAATGCCTTCGCCGTGATCGCGCCGTCGGCCCATGGCTTGAAAGTCTGCGGCGGCGAGTTGCCGTGGCACGCCGCCGAGTTGCCCAGCACGGTCTATTGCCGCCCTGAACACCTGAAGGTGATGGAGGGTGAAGGGCACTTGCGCGGCCATCTGATGGCGCAGTTTTTCCAGGGCGCACAAAGCCGCCTGCTGGTGGATGTGGGCAGCCCGCAACCGTTGCTGGTCGACAGCAGCGACAACCAGCTGTACGCCGTCGGCGCGCCGATTGCCCTGGCGATTGCGCCGCACATGTTGTTCACCCTGAATGCTTGA
- a CDS encoding carboxynorspermidine decarboxylase — translation MIKTPYYLIDKQKLLVNMQKIAYVREQSGAKALLALKCFATWSVFDLMQQYMDGTTSSSLYELKLGRQKFEGEAHAYSVAWADDEIEEMLDNCDKIIFNSISQLQRFAERSEGKTRGLRVNPQVSSSDYLLADPARPFSRLGEWDPVKIEGVIEQISGFMFHNNCENGDFSLFDKMLGTIEERFGALLHKVEWVSLGGGIHFTGEDYAVDAFCARLKAFSEKYGVQVYLEPGEAAITNSASLEVTVLDTLYNGKNLAVVDSSIEAHLLDLLIYRLNAKLAPSEGEHTYMVCGKSCLAGDIFGEYQFDRPLTIGDRLSFIDTAGYTMVKKNWFNGLKMPSIVVKQLDGTVEVVREFGYDDYLSSLS, via the coding sequence ATGATCAAAACGCCGTACTACCTCATCGATAAACAGAAGCTTCTGGTCAACATGCAGAAGATTGCTTACGTGCGCGAACAGTCCGGCGCCAAGGCTCTGCTGGCGCTCAAGTGCTTTGCCACCTGGTCGGTGTTCGACCTGATGCAGCAATACATGGACGGCACCACCTCGTCGTCGCTGTATGAGCTCAAGCTCGGTCGCCAGAAGTTCGAAGGCGAGGCGCACGCCTACAGCGTGGCCTGGGCCGACGATGAAATCGAAGAGATGCTGGATAACTGCGACAAGATCATCTTCAACTCGATCAGCCAACTGCAGCGTTTTGCTGAGCGCTCCGAAGGCAAGACCCGTGGCCTGCGCGTCAACCCACAGGTGAGCAGTTCCGACTACCTGCTGGCCGACCCGGCGCGTCCGTTCAGCCGTTTGGGCGAATGGGACCCGGTGAAGATCGAAGGCGTGATCGAGCAGATCTCCGGTTTCATGTTCCACAACAACTGCGAGAACGGCGATTTCAGCCTGTTCGACAAGATGCTCGGCACCATCGAAGAACGCTTCGGTGCGCTGCTACACAAAGTCGAGTGGGTCAGCCTCGGCGGCGGCATCCATTTCACCGGTGAAGACTATGCCGTGGATGCGTTCTGCGCGCGCTTGAAGGCGTTCTCCGAAAAGTACGGTGTGCAGGTGTACCTGGAACCCGGCGAAGCGGCGATCACCAACAGCGCCTCGCTGGAAGTCACCGTGCTCGACACCCTCTACAACGGCAAGAACCTCGCCGTAGTGGACAGCTCCATTGAAGCCCACCTGCTGGACCTGCTGATCTATCGCCTCAATGCCAAGCTGGCACCGAGCGAGGGCGAACACACCTACATGGTGTGTGGCAAATCCTGCCTGGCCGGGGACATTTTCGGCGAGTATCAATTTGATCGTCCGCTGACCATCGGCGATCGGCTGTCGTTCATCGACACCGCAGGCTACACCATGGTCAAGAAAAACTGGTTCAACGGCCTGAAAATGCCGTCCATCGTAGTGAAACAACTCGACGGTACAGTCGAGGTGGTTCGTGAATTTGGTTACGACGACTACCTGTCCAGCCTTTCCTGA